From one Accipiter gentilis chromosome 3, bAccGen1.1, whole genome shotgun sequence genomic stretch:
- the RTKN gene encoding LOW QUALITY PROTEIN: rhotekin (The sequence of the model RefSeq protein was modified relative to this genomic sequence to represent the inferred CDS: deleted 2 bases in 1 codon) — protein MRETPPTPPSPPRITGGVPVVPMEVAGRGQRLQMQEKLRILEDLNMLYIRQIAISLQDTEIQRKMERELRLREGACKLLAACSRREQALEAAKSLLVCNSRVLAYMAELQRRKEAQVLRRTARRPSDAGPADERLPCRGTVCVSDLRIPLMWKDTEYFRNKGELHRCAVFCLLQLGAEIHDTPMVLVDRTLTDICFESAVLFSEAGPDFELKVELYSAGLAGGAAQGSTPRKLATRLSTSLGRSAGKRVRAAMDGGPGSPPGNGATSPLLLPAPSVPGPKFHLLAHAVLSLAEVQDGFRTHDLAITSNEESSFWLPLYGSMCCRLAAQPRCMAAPVTSGFLRLQQPGAEAQSGARLYCVLRGTDLLCYRGPGEAEAGLEPALTIAVNKETRIRATEREGRGQPHGMAVTNRYGGEEVTHTLLAESRAEAQRWMEAFWQHFYDMSQWKQCCDELMRIEVPPPRRPPAMLPRQGSLYHEMAIDPADDIEAVTDILTRRAGGRVPGTPPWVSLFEGPPPRAPRSGRAGSPSPPARRPWGRPRTLSLDAKLSTLKGRGSRQAAHPPRPSPPSSGSSSSGSSSPVTDHNPPMPPSPLQSRV, from the exons ATGCGggaaaccccccccaccccccccagcccccccagaaTAACCGGGGGGGTCCCGGTGGTCCCGATGGaggtggcggggagggggcaaCGCCTTCAGATGCAGGAGAAGCTGCGGATCCTGGAAGATCTCAACATGCTCTATATCCGACAGATCGCCATTAGCCTCCAG GACACGGAGATCCAGCGGAAGATGGAGCGGGAGCTGCGGCTGCGGGAGGGGGCCTGCaagctgctggctgcctgcagccgtCGGGAGCAGGCGTTGGAGGCTGCCAAGAGCCTCCTGGTCTGCAACAGCCGCGTCCTGGCCTACATGGCCGAGCTGCAGCGCAGGAAGGAAGCGCAGGTGCTGCGGCGGACGGCCAGGCG CCCCTCGGACGCCGGCCCTGCGGATGAGCGTCTGCCCTGCCGGGGCACCGTCTGCGTCTCAG acCTGCGCATCCCGCTGATGTGGAAGGACACGGAGTACTTCAGGAACAAGGGAG aACTGCACCGCTGCGCCGtcttctgcctgctgcagctcgGGGCGGAGATCCACGACACCCCCATGGTGCTGGTGGACCGGACCCTCACCGACATCTGCTTCGAGAGCGCCGTCCTCTT CTCAGAGGCCGGACCTGACTTCGAGCTGAAGGTGGAGCTGTACAgcgcggggctggcg gggggggcggcgcagGGCAGCACCCCCAGGAAGCTGGCCACCCGCCTCAGCACCTCCCTGGGACGCTCTGCCGGCAAGCGGGTGCGCGCCGCCATGGACGGGGGTCCCGGCAGCCCCCCGGGTAACGGGGCCACcagccccctcctgctgccagcccccagcgTGCC GGGTCCCAAGTTCCATCTGCTGGCACACGCCGTCCTCTCCCTGGCCGAGGTGCAGGACGGCTTCCGCACCCACGACCTCGCCATCACCAGCAACG AGGAGAGCTCCTTCTGGCTGCCCCTCTACGGCAGCATGTGCTGCCGCCTGGCTGCCCAGCCCCGCTGCATGGCCGCCCCGGTGACGAGCGGCTTCCTCCGGCTGCAG CAGCCGGGGGCCGAGGCACAGAGCGGGGCCCGTCTGTACTGCGTCCTGCGCGGCACCGACCTCCTCTGCTACCGCGGTCCCGGCGAGGCCGAGGCCGGGCTGGAGCCGGCACTCACCATCGCCGTCAACAAG GAGACCCGCATCCGCGCGACAGAGCGGGAGGGGCGCGGGCAGCCCCACGGCATGGCCGTCACCAACCGCTACGGTGGCGAGGAGGTGACCCACACGCTGCTGGCCGAGAGCCGGGCCGAGGCGCAGCGATGGATGGAAGCCTTCTGGCAGCACTTCTACGACATGA GTCAGTGGAAGCAGTGCTGTGATGAGCTGATGAGGATCGAggtgccgccgccgcgccggccgccCGCCATGCTGCCCCGGCAGGGCTCGCTCTACCACGAGATGG CTATTGATCCGGCCGACGACATCGAGGCGGTGACGGACATCCTGAcgcggcgggcggggggacgGGTGCCGGGGACCCCCCCGTGGGTCTCCCTCTTCGAGGGCCCCCCCCCGCGTGCCCCTCGATCCGGCCGggcgggcagccccagcccccctgcccgccgcccctgGGGCCGTCCCCGCACCCTCTCCCTCGACGCCAAGCTCAGCACCCTGAAGGGACGGGGGTCCCGGCAGGCAGCCCACCCCCCACGGCCCTCGCCTCCCAGCTCCGGTTCctccagcagcggcagcagcagcccggTCACGGACCATaacccccccatgccccccagccccctccagtCCCGGGTCTGA
- the INO80B gene encoding INO80 complex subunit B, with amino-acid sequence MSKAWRRGRMEGGEHGEEAEAGGGHGSHKKKHKKHKKKHKKKHHHEAVGPPPPPAPEPAAGLRKPQLKLKIKLGGQILGTKSVPTFTVVPEAPRSPSPLMVVDEEEEPTEGVPIEQYRAWLDEDSNLDPSPLPDLDSESCFPAREEEEEEEERWLDALEKGELDDNGELKKEVDESLLTARQKALLHKQQSQPLLELPMGYKAKELTEEMLVKREERARKRRLQAAKKAEENKNQTIERLTKTNKAKVKTLRERKAKQAPCPVVHYCNATDRITVSFPAGMALPLLPTPAPPVPLPVLCGVAGCSNHKRYSCSRTGLPLCSLACYRRNLQLQEAAA; translated from the exons ATGAGCAAGGCCTGGCGGCGCGGCAGGATGGAGGGCGGCGAGCACG GGGAAGAGGCCGAGGCGGGCGGCGGACACGGTTCCCACAAGAAGAAGCACAAGAAGCACAAGAAGAAGCACAAGAAGAAGCACCACCACGAGGCGgtggggccgcccccccccccggcccccgagcCCGCCGCCGGCCTGCGCAAGCCTCAGCTCAAGCTCAAGATCAAGCTGGGGGGGCAGATCCTGGGCACCAAGAg TGTGCCCACCTTCACAGTGGTCCCCGAGGCGCCGCGTTCGCCCTCCCCGCTGATGGTGGTGGATGAAGAAGAGGAGCCCACGGAGGGGGTGCCCATCGAGCAGTACCGGGCCTGGCTGG ATGAGGACAGCAACCTGGACCCCTCGCCCCTGCCGGACCTGGACTCGGAAAGCTGCTTTCCTGcccgcgaggaggaggaggaggaggaagagcgtTGGCTTGATGCCCTGGAGAAGGGTGAGCTAGATGACAACGGGGAGCTCAAGAAGGAAGTGGATGAGTCACTGCTGACAGCCCGACAG AAAGCCCTCCTGCACAAGCAGCAGAGCCAGCCACTGCTAGAGCTACCCATGGGCTACAAGGCAAAGGAGCTGACGGAGGAGATGCTGGTGAAGCGGGAGGAGCGGGCCCGCAAGCGGCGCCTGCAGGCGGCCAAGAAGGCAGAGGAGAACAAGAACCAGACCATCGAGCGCCTGACCAAGACCAACAAGGCCAAGGTGAAGACGCTGCGAGAGCGCAAGGCCAAGCAAGCCCCCTGCCCCGTCGTCCACTACTGCAACGCCACCGACCGCATCACCgtctccttccctgcaggcatgGCCCTGCCGCTGCTGCCCACCCCGGCCCCCCCTGTGCCACTCCCAGTCCTCTGCGGCGTCGCCGGTTGCTCCAACCACAAGCGTTACTCCTGCTCCCGCACCGGCCTGCCGCTCTGCAGCCTGGCCTGCTACCGGAGGAACCTCCAGCTGCAGGAGGCCGCAGCGtag
- the WBP1 gene encoding WW domain-binding protein 1 has product MERPGSGGAEGAWAALLGRQHQQAREYCPGVNNQPYVCETGHCCGETGCCTYYYELWWFWLLWTILILFSCCCAYRHRRAKLRLQQQQRQREINLIAYHGACNYPASMMDLRMLASFKLPAYEEVAHRPSTPPPPYSAILAQLSGPRGRLGSSSLTLSPSSENYTSCSCESSCATSPSSTSLSVQVTDETERSRASTPSEEGGTSSTGTGTSWDLPPEEAPARGAPHKHALFSSTVDFFEADCHPCSDIEEGEEEEGGAAQEEGGSGSEHFRHRRLTGDSGIEVGRCQEEEEGEGEGTHLLGKAGPAPPSRCGLPGQGGGEGPSSPALPV; this is encoded by the exons ATGGAGCGGCCCGGGAGCGGCGGCGCCGAGGGGGCCTGGGCCGCGCTGCTGGGCCGGCAGCACCAGCAG GCCCGGGAGTACTGCCCGGGGGTGAACAACCAGCCCTACGTGTGCGAGACCGGGCACTGCTGCGGGGAGACCGGCTGCTGCACCTACTACTACGAGCTGTGGT GGTTCTGGCTCCTCTGGACCATCCTCAtcctcttcagctgctgctgcgcCTACCGGCACCGCCGGGCCAAGCTgcgcctgcagcagcagcagcggcagcgggaGATCAACCTCATCGCCTACCACGGTGCCTGCAACTACCCCGCCTCCATGATGGACCTCA GGATGCTGGCTTCCTTCAAGCTGCCTGCCTATGAGGAGGTGGCTCACCGGCCCagcacgccgccgccgccgtacAGCGCCATCCTGGCCCAGCTGAGTGGGCCCCGCGGCCGCCTGGGCTCCAGCAGCCTCACCCTCTCGCCCAGCTCAGAGAACTACACCAGCTGCTCCTGCGAGTCGAGCTGCGCCACGTCCCCCAGCAGCACCTCGCTCTCGGTGCAGGTGACGGACGAGACGGAACGTAGCCGGGCCAGCACGCCCAGCGAGGAGGGTGGCaccagcagcaccggtactggcACCAGCTGGGATCTGCCCCCCGAGGAGGCACCAGCCCGTGGGGCCCCGCACAAGCACGCCCTCTTCTCCTCCACCGTGGACTTCTTCGAGGCTGACTGCCACCCCTGCTCTGACATCgaggagggcgaggaggaggagggtggtgcGGCCCAGGAGGAAGGTGGCAGCGGCAGCGAGCATTTCCGGCACCGGCGCCTGACGGGGGACTCGGGCATCGAGGTGGGGcgctgccaggaggaggaggagggtgagggcGAGGGCACCCACCTCCTGGGCAAGGCTGGCCCTGCGCCCCCCTCCCGTTGTGGGCTGCCGGGCCAGGGGGGCGGTGAGGGCCCCAGctcgcctgccctgcctgtcTGA
- the MOGS gene encoding mannosyl-oligosaccharide glucosidase has translation MAGERRRRGGEGPRERTRERGTRREREKEQQRGSSRGRTALVIAAAAAAAALALGLAAAEWKRWNAAALLVTPHPAPPALPPGSTGPLASPQRFWGTYRPHVYFGMKTRSPRALVTGLMWLQQREGGGSLRHTCEQSDGLSRYGWLMHDGENFGVQEIRDEGLFLKTEFVKRPGGEHGGDWSWRITARMEGAGGPAPLLSLFFYVATDEQGTLEPHLENRTRLAAVMGTTEELGRFTLTFLRPMAESGEDPKYASYNYLEAASPGLHRLTEVVRSSLSDRFVFAPPGGPRRRFFAVDTFRGLPGEPPRGRLLLHQVTLEPPATVEVTFESGSVAGRPGRLAGGALSAALARHAATFERRFEETFGLGRKGFPLPQRRFAQAALSDLLGGMGYFHGRSLVQSPLQERPVPAPEATLFTAVPSRSFFPRGFLWDEGFHQLLLARWDPALSREVIAHWLDLMNAEGWIPREQILGEEARAKVPPEFLVQHSETANPPTLLLALQRLLPSAPLPYLRCLFPRLRAWYDWYNRTQAGPLPLTFRWRGRDPQLERFLNPKTLASGLDDYPRASHPSPEERHLDLRCWMALASRVLAEVAERLGEPARPYWEMEEVLSDNSLLEQLHWAPELGAFADYGNHSVAVGLRWQRVAPAAPGQPPPAPRLVREVREVPRPRFVGALGYVSLFPLLLQLLRPDSPRLPAMLAAMRSEHQLWTPFGLRSLARDSPLYMQRNTQHDPPYWRGSIWVNVNYLALRALRSYADAEGPQREQAAELYQELRHNLVANLYRQYTESGFLWEHYSDSTGRGQGCHPFAGWSALVVLVMAEDY, from the exons ATGGCGGGCGAGCGGCGCCGACGCGGCGGGGAAGGACCCCGGGAAAGAACCCGGGAACGCGGGACCCGGCGGGAACGGGAAAAGGAACAACAACGGGGATCGAGCCGGGGACGCACAGCGCTGGTgatagcggcggcggcggctgcggcggcgttGGCCCTGGGCCTGGCGGCGGCTGAATGGAAACGGTGGAACGCGGCCGCCCTCCTCGTtaccccccaccccgctccccccgcTCTTCCCCCGGGTTCTACCGGGCCTCTCGCCTCGCCCCAACGTTTCTGGGGCACTTACCGGCCTCACGTTTACTTCGGGATGAAGACACGCAGCCCACGGGCTCTCGTTACCG GACTCATGTGGCTTCAGCAACGTGAAGGAGGCGGCAGCTTACGTCACACCTGTGAGCAGAGCGATGGTTTGTCGCGGTACGGCTGGTTGATGCACGACGGGGAAAATTTCGGGGTGCAGGAGATCCGTGACGAAGGATTGTTCTTGAAAACTGAATTCGTTAAACGACCGGGTGGGGAACACGGAGGGGATTGGAGTTGGCGCATCACCGCACGGATGGAG ggCGCAGGCGGCCCggcccccctcctctccctcttcttctACGTCGCCACGGACGAGCAGGGGACGCTGGAGCCGCACCTGGAGAACAGGACACGGCTGGCTGCCGTGATGGGGACGACGGAGGAGCTGGGACGCTTCACCCTCACCTTCCTCCGACCCATGGCAGAGAGCGGGGAGGACCCCAAATACGCCAG CTACAACTACCTGGAGGCGGCGAGCCCGGGGCTGCACCGCTTGACCGAGGTGGTGAGGAGCAGCCTGAGCGACCGCTTCGTCTTTGCCCCGCCGGGAGGGCCGCGTCGCCGCTTCTTCGCCGTTGACACCTTtcgggggctgccgggggagccCCCGCGCGGGCGCCTGCTGCTGCACCAGGTGACTTTGGAGCCGCCCGCTACGGTGGAGGTGACTTTCGAGTCGGGCAGCGTGGCGGGCCGGCCTGGGCGGCTAGCGGGTGGGGCGCTGTCGGCGGCGCTGGCGCGGCACGCGGCCACCTTTGAGCGGCGCTTCGAGGAGACCTTCGGGCTGGGCCGCAAGGGCTTCCCCCTGCCGCAACGACGCTTCGCCCAGGCTGCCCTCAGTGACCTGCTGGGGGGAATGGGCTACTTCCACGGGCGCTCGCTGGTGCAGTCCCCACTGCAGGAGCGCCCCGTGCCTGCCCCTGAGGCCACCCTCTTCACCGCTGTCCCCTCCCGCTCCTTCTTCCCCCGTGGCTTCCTCTGGGACGAGGGCttccaccagctcctgctggcGCGCTGGGACCCGGCCCTGAGCCGTGAGGTGATCGCCCACTGGCTGGACCTGATGAATGCCGAGGGCTGGATCCCCCGCGAGCAGATCCTGGGGGAGGAGGCACGGGCCAAGGTGCCCCCCGAGTTCCTCGTGCAGCACAGCGAGACGGCCaacccccccaccctgctgctggcactgcagcggctgctgccctctgcccccctgccctACCTGCGCTGCCTCTTCCCCCGCCTGCGTGCCTGGTATGACTGGTACAACCGGACGCAGGCCGGACCCCTGCCCCTCACCTTCCGCTGGCGTGGCCGTGACCCCCAGCTCGAGCGCTTCCTCAACCCCAAGACACTGGCCTCAGGGCTGGACGACTACCCCCGTGCCTCCCACCCCTCGCCCGAGGAGCGGCACCTGGACCTGCGCTGCTGGATGGCGCTGGCCTCCCGGGTGCTGGCAGAGGTGGCCGAGCGGCTGGGGGAGCCGGCCAGGCCCTACTGGGAGATGGAAGAGGTGCTGAGCGACAACAGCCTGCTTGAGCAGCTGCACTGGGCCCCGGAGCTGGGTGCCTTCGCCGACTATGGCAACCACAGCGTGGCGGTGGGGCTGCGCTGGCAGCGGGTGGCACCGGCGGCCCCGGgacagccccccccggccccccggctgGTGCGGGAGGTGCGGGAGGTGCCGCGGCCCCGTTTTGTGGGGGCCCTGGGCTACGTCAGCCTCttcccgctgctgctgcagctcctgcgcCCTGACTCGCCGCGGCTGCCCGCCATGCTGGCCGCCATGCGCAGCGAGCACCAGCTCTGGACGCCCTTTGGGCTGCGCTCCCTGGCCCGCGACAGCCCCCTCTACATGCAGCGCAACACCCAGCACGACCCCCCGTACTGGCGCGGCTCCATCTGGGTCAACGTCAACTACCTGGCCCTGCGGGCACTGCGCAGCTACGCCGACGCTGAGGGGCCGCAGCGGGAGCAGGCGGCAGAACTCTACCAGGAGCTGCGCCACAACCTTGTGGCCAACCTGTACCGGCAGTACACCGAGAGCGGCTTCCTCTGGGAGCACTACAGTGACAGCACCGGCCGCGGCCAGGGCTGCCATCCCTTCGCCGGCTGGTCCGCACTGGTTGTGCTGGTGATGGCTGAGGACTACTAG
- the LOC126053372 gene encoding programmed cell death protein 4-like, which yields MAVPAAELGAADRVPFATGPCPAAAEEEEEDGDEELLGAGGPRTWTPQEKLLHEARLKAKAKRRLRRTSSRDSARESLSEGAEPGPEPGSPKGRTHDRRSRMGKGRGLPKKGGAGGKGVWGAPGVVYGYQEPDARDPNYDEVAQGDTVYATVVPELEEGELEKNVQPMVLEYFEHGDTSEVMELLRGLNLGSRRHAVPSLAVALALEGKASHRELTSRLLSDLVGHVVTPEDIAWAFDKMLRDLPDLILDTPEAPQMLGQFIARAVADHALPLDFLERYKGRVDCEHARAALDRAAVLLRIKRDVNRLDNVWGVGGGQRPVKHLVKEMNLLLREYLLSGEVSEAEHCLRELEVPHFHHELVYEAVVMVLEGSGEGPVAMMVTLLKVLWETGLVTLDQMNRGFQRVYEELGDISLDVPLAHSLLERLVELCFDRGIITRALRDACPARGRKRFMSEGDGGQVKQ from the exons ATGGCCGTCCCCGCCGCCGAGCTGGGCGCCGCTGACCGCGTCCCCTTCGCTACG GGCCCCTGCCCGGCGgctgcggaggaggaggaggaggatggggacgAGGAGCTGTTGGGGGCCGGGGGTCCCCGCACCTGGACCCCCCAGGAGAAGCTGCTGCACGAGGCGCGGCTGAAGGCCAAGGCCAAGCGGCGGCTGCGGCGTACCTCCTCCCGGGACTCGGCCCGCGAGTCGCTCTCCGAAGGTGCCGAGCCTGGCCCCGAGCCCGGCAGCCCCAAGGGCAGGACCCACGACCGCAGGTCCCGCATGGGCAAGGGCCGCGGGCTGCCCAAGAAAG GCGGTGCCGGAGGCAAGGGTGTGTGGGGTGCCCCCGGCGTGGTCTATGGCTACCAGGAGCCTGATGCCCGTGACCCCAACTACGACGAGGTGGCTCAG GGGGACACAGTCTATGCCACCGTGGTGCCTGAGTTGGAGGAGGGGGAGCTGGAGAAGAACGTGCAGCCCATGGTGCTGGAGTACTTTGAGCATGGGGACACCAGCGAGGTCATG GAGCTGCTGCGGGGGCTGAACCTGGGCAGCCGTCGGCACGCGGTGCCCTCGCTGGCGGTGGCCCTGGCGCTGGAGGGCAAGGCCAGCCACCGCGAGCTGACCTCCCGCCTCCTCTCCGACCTGGTGGGCCACGTCGTCACCCCCGAGGACATTGCCTGGGCCTTCGACAAGATGCTGCGGGACCTGCCCGACCTCATCCTCGACACCCCCGAGGCCCCCCAG ATGCTGGGTCAGTTCATCGCCCGTGCGGTGGCCGACCACGCGCTGCCCCTGGATTTCCTGGAGCGCTACAAGGGGCGCGTGGACTGCGAGCACGCCAG GGCCGCCCTCGACCGCGCCGCCGTCCTGCTGCGCATCAAGCGCGACGTCAACCGGCTGGACAACGTCTGGGGCGTGGGGGGCGGCCAGCGCCCTGTCAAGCACCTCGTCAAGGAG atgaacCTACTGCTGCGGGAATACCTGCTCTCCGGGGAGGTGTCGGAGGCCGAGCACTGCCTGCGGGAGCTGGAGGTGCCTCACTTCCACCACGAGCTGGTGTATGAG GCGGTGGTGATGGTGCTGGAAGGCTCCGGGGAGGGGCCCGTGGCCATGATGGTGACGCTTCTGAAGGTGCTGTGGGAGACGGGGCTGGTGACGCTGGACCAGATGAACCGG GGCTTCCAGCGGGTGTACGAGGAGCTGGGGGACATCAGCCTGGACGTGCCGCTGGCTCACAGCCTCCTGGAGCGGCTGGTGGAGCTCTGCTTCGACCGCGGCATCATCACCAGGGCCCTGCGGGATGCCTGCCCCGCCAG GGGCCGGAAGCGCTTCATGAGCGAGGGCGATGGGGGACAGGTCAAGCAGTGA